One genomic segment of Myripristis murdjan chromosome 20, fMyrMur1.1, whole genome shotgun sequence includes these proteins:
- the LOC115378757 gene encoding cullin-1 — protein MSSNRTQNPHGLKQIGLDQIWDDLRAGIQQVYTRQSMAKSRYMELYTHVYNYCTSVHQSSQGRGSVPPAKPSKKTTTSGGAQFVGLELYKRLKEFLKNYLTSLLKDGEDLMDECVLKFYTQQWEDYRFSSKVLNGICAYLNRHWVRRECDEGRKGIYEIYSLALVTWRECLFRPLNKQVTNAVLKLIERERNGETINTRLISGVVQSYVELGLNEEDAFAKGPTLSVYKEYFECQFLTDTERFYTRESTEFLQQNPVTEYMKKAEARLLEEQRRVQVYLHESTQDELARKCEQVLIEKHLEIFHTEFQNLLDADKNEDLGRMYNLVSRITDGLGELKKLLETHIHNQGLAAIEKCGEAALNDPKVYVQTTLDVHKKYNALVMSAFNNDAGFVAALDKACGRFINNNAVTKMAQSSSKSPELLARYCDSLLKKSSKNPEEAELEDTLNQVMVVFKYIEDKDVFQKFYAKMLAKRLVHQNSASDDAEASMISKLKQACGFEYTSKLQRMFQDIGVSKDLNEQFKKHLTNSEPLDLDFSIQVLSSGSWPFQQSCTFALPSELERSYQRFTAFYASRHSGRKLTWLYHLSKGELVTNCFKNRYTLQASTFQMAILLQYNTEDMYTVHQLTESTQIKTDILVQVLQILLKSKLLVLEDENANVDEVEFKPDTLIKLFLGYKNKKLRVNINVPMKTEQKQEQETTHKNIEEDRKLLIQAAIVRIMKMRKVLKHQQLLAEVLNQLSSRFKPRVPVIKKCIDILIEKEYLERVDGEKDTYSYLA, from the exons ATGTCGTCCAACAGGACCCAGAACCCCCACGGACTGAAACAGATAGGGCTGGACCAGATCTGGGACGACCTGCGGGCTGGCATCCAGCAGGTCTACACACGGCAAAGCATGGCCAAGTCGCGCTACATGGAACTCTACAC acATGTATATAACTATTGTACCAGTGTCCACCAGTCCAGCCAGGGCAGGGGCTCTGTGCCCCCTGCCAAGCCCTCCAAAAAGACCACCACTTCAGGAGGTGCCCAGTTTGTAGGCCTGGAGCTCTACAAGAGACTCAAGGAGTTCCTCAAGAACTACCTGACCAGCCTGCTCAAG GATGGAGAGGATCTGATGGATGAGTGCGTGTTGAAGTTTTACACTCAACAGTGGGAGGACTATCGTTTCTCCAGTAAGGTCCTCAACGGCATCTGCGCCTACCTCAACCGCCACTGGGTCAGACGGGAGTGTGACGAGGGACGCAAGGGCATCTACGAGATTTACTCT cTGGCACTTGTAACCTGGAGGGAGTGTTTATTCAGACCCCTCAACAAACAG GTGACAAACGCTGTACTGAAGctgatagaaagagagaggaacgGCGAGACCATCAACACCAGACTGATCAGCGGTGTCGTCCAGTCTTACG ttGAGCTGGGCCTGAACGAGGAGGACGCCTTCGCCAAAGGCCCCACGCTGTCCGTGTACAAGGAGTACTTTGAATGTCAGTTCCTCACCGACACAGAGCGCTTCTACACCCGGGAGAGCACAGAGTTCCTCCAGCAGAACCCCGTCACCGAGTACATGAAGAAG GCGGAGGCCCgtctgctggaggagcagcggcgTGTCCAGGTTTACCTCCACGAATCCACCCAGGACGAGCTGGCCAGGAAGTGTGAGCAGGTCCTGATAGAGAAACACCTGGAGATCTTCCACACCGAGTTCCAGAACCTGCTGGACGCCGACAAGAACGAAG ACCTGGGTCGGATGTACAACCTGGTGTCACGGATCACCGACGGCCTGGGCGAACTGAAGAAGCTCCTAGAGACTCACATCCACAACCAGGGCCTGGCCGCCATCGAGAAGTGTGGAGAGGCTGCGCTCAAT GACCCCAAGGTGTACGTCCAGACCACCCTGGACGTCCACAAGAAGTACAACGCCTTGGTCATGTCGGCCTTCAACAACGACGCCGGCTTCGTGGCCGCCCTCGACAAG GCTTGTGGACGTTTCATCAACAACAACGCCGTCACCAAGATGGCCCAGTCCTCCAGCAAATCACCTGAACTACTGGCCAGATACTGTGACTCTCTGCTtaagaagag TTCCAAAAATCCAGAGGAGGCAGAGCTTGAGGACACACTCAACCAAGTG aTGGTTGTGTTCAAGTACATCGAGGACAAAGACGTTTTCCAGAAGTTCTACGCTAAGATGCTCGCCAAACGTCTCGTCCACCAGAACAGCGCCAGTGATGACGCAGAGGCCAGCATGATCTCCAAACTGAAG CAAGCCTGCGGGTTCGAGTACACGTCCAAACTGCAGCGCATGTTCCAGGACATCGGCGTCAGCAAGGACCTCAACGAACAGTTTAAGAAGCACCTGACAAACTCCGAGCCGCTGGACT TGGACTTCAGTATCCAGGTTTTGAGCTCCGGCTCTTGGCCGTTCCAACAGTCCTGCACCTTCGCTCTGCCCTCTGAG CTGGAGCGGAGCTACCAGCGCTTCACGGCTTTCTACGCCAGCAGGCACAGCGGCAGGAAGCTCACCTGGCTCTACCACCTGTCCAAAGGAGAGCTGGTCACCAACTGCTTCAAGAACAG GTACACACTGCAGGCCTCCACCTTCCAGATGGCCATCCTGCTGCAGTACAACACGGAGGACATGTACACCGTCCACCAGCTCACCGAAAGCACACAGATCAAAACT gacaTTCTGGTTCAGGTTCTGCAGATCTTGTTGAAATCCAAGCTGCTG GTTCTGGAGGATGAGAACGCCAACGTGGACGAGGTGGAGTTCAAGCCAGACACCCTGATCAAGCTTTTCCTCGGATACAAGAA TAAGAAGCTGCGGGTGAACATCAACGTGCCCATGAAGACGGAGCAGAAGCAGGAGCAGGAGACGACACACAAGAACATCGAGGAGGATCGCAAACTCCTCATCCAG gctgccATCGTGAGGATCATGAAGATGAGGAAGGTCCTGAAACACCAGCAGCTCCTGGCTGAAGTCCTGAACCAGCTCTCCTCCCGATTCAAACCCCGAGTCCCTGTCAttaag AAATGCATCGACATCCTGATAGAGAAGGAGTACCTGGAGCGAGTGGACGGCGAGAAGGACACGTACAGCTACCTGGCCTGA